A genomic stretch from Candidatus Brocadiia bacterium includes:
- a CDS encoding DUF2339 domain-containing protein codes for MADKPFDENLSHRIDELAERLARIEKQLGIEKAPEPAEQAQVETVVAKVMESQPTTVTAEPKPAGDSIETKIGMKYANWIGIFALIIGAGFFLKYAFDNKWIGETGRVVLGIIGGLGLITIGHFAVLRKFRGPAFGLMGGGLAILYLSVFAAFSFYGLIGQRPAFGFMILVTLIGIILSVRYSAAPIAVLALIGGFLTPIMLSTGIDNQIALFSYIAILDIGILATAYFKRWKFLDYLAFFFTIGLFIGWAAQHYHIEKLPRTELFMSLFFLIFAFLSFFYNIVNRKKTGFGDLFLLIFVPFLYYGASLGLLWSDYEAYMGIFTLLMTGVYMGLGRLAQMRNKEDKYLVLILLGIALTFLTLVVPIQLSHKWITIAWVVEAVGLVWIGFQTGSWATRVGGILILVFLVFIRLAGYESMNVNAVGFMAIINERFITFLIALAGYLGAAYIYMRRAPARTERNVMVPLLLVLSVGLGFWMMTMETVAWYRYCGKVLPESMMLRTLSVEWAVYALALLVIGIARKSALVRWLSFVMFGVTIVKVFLFDMAGLEPIYRITSFMILGIILVGVSFLYQKFYKRLQN; via the coding sequence ATGGCAGACAAACCCTTTGATGAAAACCTGTCCCATCGGATTGACGAGCTGGCCGAGCGCCTGGCCCGGATAGAAAAACAACTGGGCATCGAAAAAGCGCCTGAGCCGGCGGAACAAGCCCAAGTGGAAACGGTCGTAGCCAAGGTTATGGAATCACAGCCGACCACGGTTACAGCCGAGCCCAAGCCGGCCGGCGATAGCATCGAAACCAAAATCGGAATGAAGTACGCCAACTGGATAGGCATCTTCGCCCTGATTATCGGCGCCGGGTTCTTCCTCAAATACGCCTTCGACAATAAATGGATAGGCGAGACCGGCCGGGTGGTACTGGGCATCATCGGCGGGTTGGGACTGATAACCATCGGCCACTTCGCGGTATTACGCAAGTTCCGCGGGCCGGCCTTCGGATTGATGGGCGGCGGGCTGGCCATACTTTACCTGTCCGTCTTTGCGGCATTCTCCTTCTACGGCTTGATAGGGCAGAGGCCGGCCTTCGGATTCATGATACTGGTCACGCTCATAGGCATAATCCTGTCGGTCCGGTATTCGGCCGCGCCCATCGCCGTGCTGGCTCTTATCGGCGGATTCCTGACCCCGATAATGCTTTCCACCGGCATCGATAACCAGATTGCCCTGTTTTCCTACATCGCCATTCTTGACATCGGCATCCTGGCCACGGCCTATTTCAAGCGCTGGAAGTTTCTGGATTACCTGGCATTTTTCTTCACCATCGGTCTGTTCATCGGCTGGGCCGCCCAGCATTACCATATTGAGAAACTGCCCCGGACCGAGTTATTCATGTCCCTGTTCTTCCTGATATTTGCCTTCCTGTCATTCTTCTATAATATCGTTAATCGCAAGAAGACCGGCTTCGGCGACCTGTTCTTGCTGATATTTGTGCCGTTCCTGTATTACGGCGCCAGTCTGGGCCTGCTCTGGTCAGATTACGAGGCCTATATGGGCATATTCACCCTGCTGATGACCGGGGTTTATATGGGCCTGGGCCGTCTGGCCCAGATGCGTAATAAAGAGGACAAATACCTGGTGCTGATTCTGTTGGGCATCGCCCTGACCTTCCTGACCCTGGTCGTGCCCATCCAGCTGTCGCACAAATGGATAACCATCGCCTGGGTAGTTGAGGCCGTCGGCCTGGTATGGATAGGCTTCCAGACCGGTTCCTGGGCCACCCGCGTCGGCGGCATCCTGATTCTGGTATTCCTGGTATTCATCCGGCTGGCCGGATACGAATCGATGAACGTCAACGCCGTCGGCTTCATGGCTATCATCAACGAGCGATTCATCACCTTCCTTATAGCCCTGGCTGGATATCTGGGCGCGGCTTACATATATATGCGGCGCGCCCCGGCCCGGACCGAACGCAATGTTATGGTGCCGCTCTTGCTGGTGCTCAGCGTCGGCCTGGGATTCTGGATGATGACTATGGAGACCGTGGCCTGGTACCGCTATTGCGGCAAGGTGTTGCCCGAATCGATGATGCTTCGGACTCTTTCGGTCGAATGGGCCGTTTACGCGCTGGCGCTGTTGGTCATCGGCATCGCCCGGAAATCGGCGCTGGTCCGCTGGCTGTCCTTTGTCATGTTTGGCGTCACCATCGTTAAGGTCTTCCTGTTCGATATGGCCGGGCTGGAGCCGATATACCGGATAACCTCGTTTATGATACTGGGCATTATCCTGGTCGGGGTGTCGTTCTTGTACCAGAAGTTTTATAAGCGCCTGCAAAATTAA
- a CDS encoding DUF502 domain-containing protein: MKKMLGYFIKGLLFIVPIAATVYVLYLVFNWVDGLLHIPLPGVGFVATILLVTAVGYLLSGIFAGSILNLIDRAFKHIPLIKLIYTSIKDLTGAFTGEKKMFDRPVLVSLSSESSVRVLGFITRDDLAELGLSASRPTGQAGLDLKDHVAVYVPQAYNFAGNLIIVCKDQVTPINKNGPEVMKFIVSAGISGSSADAK; the protein is encoded by the coding sequence ATGAAAAAAATGCTCGGTTACTTTATCAAAGGCCTGTTGTTCATCGTCCCGATAGCCGCTACGGTTTACGTGCTCTATCTGGTCTTTAACTGGGTTGATGGCCTTTTGCATATCCCTCTGCCCGGTGTTGGGTTTGTAGCCACCATTCTGCTGGTCACGGCGGTGGGGTATTTGCTTTCGGGCATTTTTGCCGGGAGCATATTGAACCTGATTGACAGGGCCTTCAAGCACATCCCACTGATAAAACTGATATATACATCCATCAAGGACCTGACCGGCGCCTTTACCGGAGAAAAGAAGATGTTTGACCGCCCGGTGCTGGTATCTTTATCTTCTGAGTCAAGTGTTAGAGTATTAGGCTTTATCACCCGTGACGACCTGGCCGAGCTGGGCCTGTCTGCGTCCCGCCCAACGGGACAGGCAGGGTTGGACCTTAAGGACCACGTCGCGGTCTATGTGCCCCAGGCATATAACTTCGCCGGCAACCTGATAATAGTCTGCAAAGACCAGGTCACGCCCATAAACAAGAACGGCCCGGAGGTGATGAAGTTCATCGTCTCGGCCGGTATCAGCGGCAGTTCTGCAGACGCTAAATAA